The Balneolaceae bacterium genome contains a region encoding:
- a CDS encoding efflux RND transporter permease subunit: MSKDQFNSPIKKTTAPAEDRKEFGLSSFSINNRVSVLVMVVLIAILGVQSYMSIPKEAQPDITIPNIIVITLYPGVSPVDMESLITRKLEEELGTISDIKEMTSTTTEGYSSINLEFNTDVNIDEALQKVREKVDLAKPELPSAAEDPMIQEINVSEFPIMQVNVSGAYGLDDLKIVAEDLQDRIEMIPQVLEVNLAGGIEKEVQVNVDLQMLKYYGVSMGDIILAIQNENVTIPAGAIDVGSKKFLMRVPGEYDSPSPIEDIVIDAPNDAPIYIRDVADVRFTQKERESYAYLNGDPVITLSVTKRTGTNIIEAAQSVRNIIDEQLPGMPPTTNVKVTSDMSEEINMMVSSLENNIISGLILVIGVLLFFLGVRNASFVGISIPLSMFISFIVLQAAGITMNMIVLFSLILALGMLVDNAIVVVENIFRYLEEGYDNIEAAKKGTGEVAMPIISGTSTTLAAFLPIAFWPGIVGDFMSYLPITLIITLSSSLFVGLVINPVLCAVFMELETDEKRRKPSITRKGKWALNIAGIILLGFLLMGNPNFWGMMIVLGALLFLSFKFFMKPVGLWWQEKGLKRVLTYYESTLKWSLKHRFKVFGISVLVLISSFVVFGVFNQGVEFFPEDIPPKRAYVQIETPAGTNVEFTRDIAEELESRLSQLDNYADVETVVNTPGSPVSSGMEMGGGNTSNRGTIALSFVDYNERVGSTFDAIEQLREILPKGIAGAEITVERQQNGPPTGKPINLEIAGQDLEQLDSISREILSILENDPIYGKLDGLETDQPEARPQTRITVDREKAAIYGVNTNDVGNTIRQAINGVEASQYREGNDEYDITVRLAERYREDLSTLNNLTVMGEEGRQIPLSEIANWHVEEGYGGINRIDQNRVVSVQADVRSNYNSNAVLAEAQQLLAPHLQELPEGVTTRWTGQNQEQDEAQEFLTNAFFIALALMAFILISQFNSISKPFIVLTSVIMSIAGVLYGLVIFQMPFGIIMTGIGVISLAGVVVNNAIVMIDYIDILRSRDNMNLYDALVQGGLVRFRPVILTAITTTLGLVPLAIGFNLDFIVLANEPLQFLTNIGEYVYWGGEQAAWWSGMAIAVICGLMFATFLTLILVPVLYYIIEEIRRGTNRYFFDTVNPAIIIDQSEVISQNGSPKSQEEEKEYHH; encoded by the coding sequence ATGAGCAAAGATCAATTCAATAGTCCTATTAAAAAGACAACGGCTCCGGCAGAAGACCGCAAAGAGTTTGGGCTGAGTTCATTTTCCATCAACAACAGAGTAAGTGTTCTTGTAATGGTGGTTCTGATTGCCATTTTGGGAGTTCAGTCGTATATGTCCATCCCGAAAGAGGCTCAGCCGGATATTACCATTCCGAATATCATTGTAATTACGCTCTATCCCGGGGTGAGCCCTGTGGATATGGAGAGTTTAATCACCCGGAAACTTGAAGAGGAGCTTGGGACTATCTCTGATATAAAGGAGATGACATCCACTACTACGGAGGGATATTCAAGCATCAACCTGGAGTTCAATACAGATGTAAATATTGATGAAGCGCTCCAAAAGGTTCGGGAAAAAGTGGATTTGGCAAAACCGGAACTGCCGTCTGCGGCCGAAGATCCGATGATACAGGAGATTAACGTTTCCGAATTCCCGATTATGCAGGTGAATGTATCGGGGGCGTACGGGCTTGATGATTTGAAGATTGTAGCCGAAGATCTGCAGGATCGGATTGAAATGATACCACAGGTACTGGAAGTTAACCTGGCCGGGGGAATTGAGAAAGAGGTGCAGGTGAATGTTGATCTCCAGATGCTCAAATATTACGGAGTGTCGATGGGAGATATTATTTTGGCCATTCAGAATGAGAATGTAACCATTCCCGCAGGTGCTATAGACGTGGGCTCCAAGAAGTTCCTGATGCGGGTTCCGGGTGAATATGACAGTCCGTCACCGATTGAAGATATAGTAATTGATGCCCCCAATGACGCCCCAATTTACATCAGGGACGTGGCAGATGTTAGGTTCACTCAAAAAGAAAGAGAATCATATGCATATCTGAACGGCGACCCGGTTATCACACTCTCTGTAACCAAGCGAACGGGAACCAATATTATTGAGGCTGCACAAAGTGTGCGGAATATTATTGATGAACAACTCCCGGGTATGCCTCCCACTACGAATGTAAAGGTTACATCTGATATGAGTGAGGAGATAAACATGATGGTGAGCAGCCTGGAGAATAATATTATATCCGGCCTTATTCTTGTGATTGGAGTTCTGCTCTTTTTCCTTGGTGTTCGGAATGCTTCATTTGTGGGGATATCCATTCCGTTGTCTATGTTTATCTCATTCATCGTCCTCCAGGCCGCGGGAATTACCATGAACATGATTGTGCTCTTTTCACTGATTCTTGCACTGGGGATGCTGGTGGATAATGCTATTGTAGTGGTGGAAAATATTTTCCGTTACCTCGAAGAGGGATACGATAATATTGAGGCGGCAAAAAAAGGGACCGGAGAGGTAGCCATGCCCATAATTTCGGGCACGTCAACAACTCTTGCTGCCTTTCTTCCGATAGCTTTTTGGCCGGGAATTGTGGGCGATTTTATGTCGTACCTGCCAATTACTCTTATCATTACTTTGAGTAGTTCGCTTTTTGTTGGGTTGGTGATCAATCCTGTGCTGTGTGCTGTTTTTATGGAGTTGGAAACGGACGAGAAACGCAGAAAACCATCCATTACCAGGAAAGGGAAGTGGGCACTCAATATTGCTGGTATTATTCTTCTCGGTTTTCTTTTGATGGGAAACCCAAATTTTTGGGGAATGATGATTGTTTTAGGAGCACTTCTGTTTCTCAGTTTTAAATTTTTTATGAAACCGGTGGGCCTCTGGTGGCAGGAAAAGGGGTTGAAACGGGTTCTTACCTACTATGAATCTACATTAAAATGGTCGCTCAAACATCGTTTTAAAGTATTTGGAATTTCAGTCTTAGTGTTGATATCGAGCTTTGTGGTTTTCGGAGTTTTTAACCAGGGAGTTGAATTTTTTCCTGAAGACATCCCACCAAAAAGAGCCTATGTTCAGATAGAAACTCCAGCCGGAACCAATGTAGAATTTACAAGGGATATAGCTGAAGAACTGGAAAGCCGTTTGAGTCAACTTGATAACTATGCGGATGTAGAAACTGTTGTAAATACACCCGGCTCACCCGTATCAAGTGGAATGGAAATGGGTGGAGGAAATACCTCCAACAGGGGAACCATTGCTCTCAGTTTTGTAGACTACAATGAACGAGTGGGAAGTACATTTGATGCGATTGAGCAACTTCGCGAAATTCTGCCCAAAGGAATTGCGGGGGCCGAAATAACTGTAGAAAGACAACAAAATGGTCCTCCAACCGGGAAACCGATAAATCTTGAAATAGCTGGACAAGATCTTGAACAACTCGACAGTATCTCCCGGGAGATACTGTCGATCCTGGAAAACGATCCGATCTACGGAAAGCTCGATGGACTCGAAACAGATCAGCCTGAGGCGCGACCTCAAACCAGGATTACGGTAGATCGTGAAAAAGCAGCTATTTACGGAGTAAACACCAACGATGTTGGAAATACCATCCGACAGGCTATAAATGGTGTTGAAGCCTCTCAGTATAGAGAAGGCAATGACGAATATGATATTACCGTACGCCTTGCTGAGAGGTACAGGGAAGATTTAAGCACGTTGAATAATTTAACAGTGATGGGAGAAGAGGGGCGGCAGATTCCACTTTCTGAAATTGCAAACTGGCATGTTGAAGAGGGCTACGGAGGTATCAACCGAATTGATCAGAATCGGGTTGTTTCTGTACAGGCTGATGTTCGAAGTAACTACAATAGTAACGCCGTACTTGCAGAAGCCCAGCAGTTACTGGCACCTCATCTGCAGGAGCTGCCTGAGGGCGTAACAACACGCTGGACAGGCCAAAACCAGGAACAGGATGAAGCCCAGGAATTTTTGACCAATGCATTTTTCATTGCACTGGCACTGATGGCGTTCATTCTCATTTCTCAGTTTAACTCAATTTCCAAACCGTTTATCGTATTAACATCGGTTATTATGTCTATTGCCGGGGTGTTGTATGGATTAGTAATCTTCCAGATGCCATTCGGTATAATTATGACAGGTATCGGTGTGATTTCACTTGCAGGTGTGGTAGTTAATAACGCCATTGTGATGATTGACTATATAGATATTCTGAGATCGCGGGATAATATGAATCTGTACGATGCACTGGTACAGGGCGGGCTTGTGCGTTTTCGTCCCGTAATTTTAACAGCCATTACCACAACATTAGGACTTGTACCACTCGCAATAGGTTTTAACCTGGACTTTATTGTACTTGCAAATGAACCGCTGCAGTTTTTAACTAATATTGGTGAATATGTTTATTGGGGTGGTGAACAGGCCGCATGGTGGAGTGGCATGGCAATTGCCGTAATTTGTGGTTTAATGTTTGCCACATTTCTTACGTTGATTCTTGTTCCGGTCTTGTACTACATCATTGAAGAGATCCGAAGAGGAACAAACAGATACTTTTTCGATACCGTGAATCCTGCAATTATTATCGATCAAAGCGAGGTGATTAGCCAAAATGGTTCGCCCAAATCACAGGAAGA
- a CDS encoding TolC family protein has protein sequence MIILILCPGTYQAVFSQDVQVELPESNKLTIDQVIKLSVVNNPEVKRAILSVENADEQVKIAWSEVLPDVTSSATFTRNIEIPVNFVPATFFDPNADPDELVPLQFGTDNNWQGGFTVSQNIFRGEAIVGISSSSVFKSVQEEALRSTVQQIITQSRKSFHAVLIAEEQLRLQEATISRIEENLEENRSRYEAGLIEEYDVLRLEVQLANQKPQLKDAQLAVEEAHRNLKEVMALPLDMPLEIVGSLSEYRINNPSEDGNKNENIYNLVKATPLPMLSEEEALDVMRGKRGDLRVLDVQQSLKDREIRAIKSRFLPTITADYNLQWTAAQPGSPRPFENAVRFQTLMVNVTVPLFTGFERMANLNVAKIEKRDLMVQEWATEKTALNEYETNLERLRNLEETANARRQAVEQAQRGYEIAENRYKNGVGSQLEVTEAELQVREAELNYALSVADYLNTKADFDLAIGMVPMIDETEYEF, from the coding sequence ATGATCATTCTGATCCTTTGTCCGGGGACTTATCAGGCGGTTTTTTCACAAGATGTTCAGGTGGAATTACCTGAGAGTAATAAACTCACCATAGATCAGGTCATTAAACTGTCGGTTGTGAATAACCCGGAAGTAAAGCGTGCAATTCTATCGGTAGAAAATGCCGATGAACAGGTGAAGATAGCCTGGAGCGAAGTTCTGCCGGATGTGACAAGTTCAGCCACATTTACCCGCAATATTGAAATACCGGTCAACTTTGTACCCGCTACATTTTTCGATCCCAATGCAGACCCGGATGAACTGGTACCCCTTCAATTCGGTACAGATAACAACTGGCAGGGTGGATTCACGGTTTCGCAAAATATTTTTCGGGGTGAGGCTATAGTAGGAATCAGCAGTTCCAGTGTCTTTAAATCTGTGCAGGAGGAAGCTCTGCGTTCAACTGTTCAGCAAATTATCACGCAGTCGAGAAAGTCATTTCATGCGGTTCTTATTGCTGAAGAGCAGTTGAGATTGCAGGAAGCGACAATCAGCCGAATTGAAGAAAATCTCGAAGAAAACCGATCCAGATATGAGGCCGGCCTCATAGAAGAGTACGATGTGCTTCGGCTTGAAGTGCAATTGGCAAACCAAAAACCACAATTGAAAGATGCTCAACTGGCTGTTGAAGAAGCTCACCGAAACTTAAAAGAGGTGATGGCTCTGCCGCTTGATATGCCGCTGGAGATAGTGGGCAGTTTAAGTGAATATCGAATCAACAATCCATCAGAAGATGGAAATAAAAATGAGAACATCTATAATCTTGTAAAAGCTACACCACTTCCAATGTTATCTGAAGAGGAAGCCCTGGATGTGATGCGCGGCAAGCGCGGTGATTTGCGTGTGCTGGATGTGCAGCAGAGCCTGAAAGACCGGGAAATCAGAGCAATTAAGAGCCGGTTTTTGCCAACTATTACTGCAGATTACAACCTTCAATGGACGGCAGCTCAGCCGGGATCACCCAGGCCGTTTGAAAATGCTGTAAGATTTCAAACGCTGATGGTTAACGTAACGGTTCCCCTATTTACCGGATTTGAGAGAATGGCGAATCTGAACGTTGCAAAGATTGAAAAAAGAGATCTTATGGTTCAGGAGTGGGCGACAGAGAAAACGGCCCTCAACGAGTATGAGACAAATTTAGAGCGTCTTAGAAATCTTGAAGAGACAGCCAACGCACGAAGACAAGCAGTGGAACAGGCCCAGCGAGGATATGAGATTGCCGAGAATCGATACAAGAACGGAGTGGGGTCGCAGCTTGAAGTGACCGAGGCAGAACTTCAGGTACGCGAAGCTGAACTAAATTATGCACTCTCAGTGGCTGATTATCTGAATACCAAGGCCGATTTTGATTTGGCTATCGGAATGGTGCCCATGATCGATGAAACTGAATACGAATTTTAA
- a CDS encoding efflux RND transporter periplasmic adaptor subunit — protein sequence MKIQRIAAVLLVLALFNACGMETAEVEQAVKTVNVETKQAEPETFESYLRQVGTVSTNRDVQVSAEVSGRIVNLNKEEGDDVREGETVIKVDDRKLQQELNRLQATTSQSRENYERLKRLYEEQDIGSEIDYLNAKYTYEQNLAALESLRIDLENSSISAPFTGVVETVFTEVGEMVSPGTPVFRLISSESKKVELGVPARYANSVDLGDEAEVWFDFDAETRYQLPVTLIGNTINPTNRTFAVEIDLPAELNQVKIDMIANVRLRIERIEDAIVVGEEYVFQKSGNNVVYVTGQDEEGNPIAVERVVSLGSAYGNNVVIRDGLAAGEDLVTVGASYLQDGSRIVIVEEEQSEMVAEQESE from the coding sequence ATGAAAATTCAAAGAATAGCAGCAGTGCTTCTTGTACTCGCCCTTTTCAATGCCTGCGGGATGGAAACTGCTGAGGTTGAGCAGGCGGTGAAAACAGTAAATGTGGAAACCAAGCAAGCAGAGCCGGAAACCTTTGAGAGTTACTTGCGGCAAGTCGGTACCGTCAGCACAAATCGCGATGTTCAGGTTTCTGCGGAGGTTAGCGGGCGTATTGTAAACCTCAACAAAGAGGAGGGCGACGATGTGCGGGAAGGTGAAACGGTTATAAAAGTAGATGACCGAAAATTGCAGCAGGAGTTGAACCGATTGCAGGCAACAACATCTCAGTCAAGAGAAAATTACGAGCGACTGAAACGATTGTATGAAGAACAGGATATCGGTTCTGAGATCGATTATTTGAATGCAAAATATACGTATGAACAGAATCTGGCGGCGCTGGAATCTTTACGGATTGATCTGGAAAATAGTTCCATCTCTGCGCCTTTTACAGGAGTTGTTGAGACTGTATTTACAGAAGTGGGCGAGATGGTTTCGCCCGGAACTCCTGTTTTTCGCCTGATCAGCAGTGAGAGTAAAAAGGTAGAACTTGGGGTTCCCGCAAGATATGCCAATTCAGTGGATTTGGGTGATGAGGCTGAGGTTTGGTTTGATTTTGACGCCGAAACCCGATACCAACTGCCGGTTACACTCATTGGAAATACAATCAACCCAACAAACCGGACATTTGCCGTTGAAATTGATCTGCCTGCAGAGCTTAACCAGGTAAAAATTGATATGATTGCCAATGTACGGCTTCGAATCGAAAGAATTGAAGATGCTATTGTAGTCGGCGAAGAGTATGTATTCCAGAAAAGCGGAAACAATGTAGTGTATGTAACCGGCCAAGACGAGGAGGGTAACCCCATTGCTGTAGAACGGGTTGTAAGTTTGGGTTCGGCTTATGGAAATAATGTTGTGATTCGAGACGGCCTTGCCGCGGGTGAAGATTTAGTAACTGTAGGAGCTTCGTATCTGCAGGACGGCTCCAGGATTGTAATTGTTGAAGAGGAGCAGTCTGAAATGGTTGCCGAACAAGAAAGTGAATAA
- a CDS encoding aspartate carbamoyltransferase catalytic subunit, giving the protein MTETADYSFNKKHLLGLADYSKEDIEYILEQSKTFREVLDRPVPKVPTLRDKTIVNLFYENSTRTRLSFELAQKRMGADVINFSRGTSSTRKGESLKDTIRNISSMKIDMVVVRHESPGVPHFLTRCVDAAILNAGDGAHEHPTQALLDMFTIQEELKGVKGKKIAIIGDIAHSRVVRSNIIGMKKLGAEVTICGPKSLMPNYVDALEANVSYNLEETLAWCDVAMALRIQLERIEGATDLFPSLREYHQLFGIKMAHLEKYPQFTVMHPGPINRGVEMESEVADSDRAVILDQVTNGLAVRMAILYLLSGGVRI; this is encoded by the coding sequence ATGACTGAAACCGCAGATTATAGCTTCAATAAAAAGCATCTTCTGGGTTTAGCAGATTATTCAAAAGAGGATATTGAATATATTCTCGAACAATCCAAAACATTTCGTGAGGTTTTAGACCGGCCGGTCCCCAAAGTACCCACCCTTCGAGATAAAACAATTGTTAATCTGTTTTACGAGAACAGTACACGGACCCGCTTATCCTTTGAACTCGCCCAAAAAAGAATGGGCGCTGATGTGATCAATTTCTCGAGGGGAACATCCAGTACAAGGAAGGGAGAATCTCTCAAAGATACTATTCGCAATATCAGCTCAATGAAGATTGATATGGTAGTTGTTCGTCACGAAAGTCCCGGTGTTCCCCATTTTTTAACCAGGTGTGTGGATGCAGCTATACTCAATGCTGGCGATGGTGCCCATGAACATCCCACCCAGGCACTTCTTGATATGTTTACAATACAGGAGGAGTTGAAAGGGGTAAAAGGAAAAAAAATCGCTATAATCGGGGATATAGCACACAGCCGTGTGGTTCGGTCGAATATTATTGGCATGAAAAAACTGGGTGCAGAGGTTACTATTTGCGGTCCGAAATCATTAATGCCCAACTATGTAGATGCACTTGAAGCAAATGTATCATACAATCTTGAAGAGACACTGGCTTGGTGTGATGTTGCAATGGCTTTGCGTATACAGTTAGAGAGAATTGAAGGTGCCACGGACCTGTTTCCGAGTTTGCGGGAATACCACCAGTTATTCGGAATAAAAATGGCACACCTTGAAAAATATCCGCAATTCACAGTAATGCATCCCGGTCCGATTAATCGAGGGGTAGAGATGGAGAGCGAAGTTGCGGATAGTGACAGGGCCGTAATATTAGACCAGGTTACGAACGGGCTCGCGGTCAGAATGGCCATTCTTTACTTGCTGAGCGGCGGGGTTCGGATCTAA
- a CDS encoding TetR/AcrR family transcriptional regulator — MEKKLTRKERERRARKELIIDVTEKIIEERGFENITMDEIAEKAEMGKGSLYLYFKNKNSIFLAICNRGSQILNQAMSRVIAEDITGLEMVEKLGQAYFQFITDNPLYFNAFNYYEGLRNRDALPDGPMADKCEENARQAMTYIVRSLQIGMQDGSIDSSFDPKQLGLIIWGASKGIVHMAFMKQKEEHIAVLDDIDFNLESLIETFMQLVGQGMKNYDYQSKNV, encoded by the coding sequence ATGGAAAAAAAACTCACCCGGAAAGAGCGTGAACGCCGAGCACGAAAAGAGCTTATTATTGATGTGACCGAGAAGATCATCGAGGAGCGTGGTTTCGAAAATATCACGATGGATGAGATCGCAGAAAAAGCCGAAATGGGTAAAGGTTCTCTCTATCTGTATTTCAAAAACAAGAATTCTATATTTTTAGCAATCTGTAATCGGGGATCCCAGATTTTAAACCAGGCGATGAGCCGGGTTATAGCAGAAGATATTACGGGGTTAGAAATGGTTGAGAAACTGGGTCAGGCTTATTTTCAATTTATTACTGATAACCCATTGTATTTTAACGCTTTTAATTATTACGAGGGTTTGCGAAATCGCGATGCTTTGCCTGACGGTCCCATGGCGGATAAGTGTGAAGAAAATGCTCGACAGGCGATGACATATATCGTGCGTTCGCTACAAATTGGGATGCAGGATGGCAGTATCGATTCTTCATTTGATCCCAAGCAACTCGGCCTGATTATTTGGGGTGCATCCAAAGGAATTGTTCATATGGCTTTTATGAAACAAAAAGAGGAGCACATAGCCGTTCTTGATGATATTGATTTTAACCTCGAATCACTTATAGAAACTTTTATGCAGTTGGTTGGGCAGGGAATGAAAAATTATGACTACCAGTCAAAAAATGTGTAA